The DNA region CCATGGTACATGTCTTTCACGCTACCATGCACAAAGCCGATCACCAGCTCAATCGCGGTCTGAAACTTGCCTGGTACGCCGCTGGTCGCCTTTTTGGCCACGCTGCGGAACATAAGCAGGAACAACAGACCCAGCACCACCGAGAAAAACATGGAGTCAATATTGAGCGTCCAGAAGGTGGCTGGGGGGTTATGCGGATCCACCAGCGAGAATGTACGCAGGTCCAACTGAAGGTTACTCAGATGGTGTCCTATGTAATCCTGCGGCGTCATATTTTCTGAAGCCATGATGCCTTTTACCCTTTGTTGTTAATTACAGCCGGCGCCAGTATCTGAACCACCAGCACCAAAACCCACGTAACGATCAGCGGCAAAAATACCGCCTTCAAAACCGCCAGCGCCACCACCAGCAACATCAGCATCGCTAACACCTTGAAGGCTTCGCCGAAGGCGAACGTCCAGGCCACTCGGCCTTTAGCAGGTGTATGCGCCTGGTGACGCCAGGCAAATATCATAAACAACATATTAGGCAGAAAGACTGCCATCCCTCCACCTATCGCGGAGAGGCCCCAGAAGGGGTCTTTGAGGCTGAACAGCAATCCACTTGCTACTACCGCCAGAAACTGAATGAACAGAAGCTTACGAGCAACGTTTCGACTCAAGAGCGACACAGACATCACGTTTTTAACTCCTGCTCCCTTCGAGGTATGCCGCGTGTCGTATAAAACGTTCTTTAAGGCTTAGAGTCAAGCATCAAAAAGCGGTCAAATTATACGGTGCGCCCTCGTGATTTCAAACAATAAGTAGCTAAAAGGTGAATAAATGTTTAAATATTTTTCCCTGGCCCACATTTATGACTTTTAGCCAAACTGTGAACGATCATGCAAAACTGCAAATGGCGCGTAAACACTGGTGTTAAAGCGTGCTTCAGATCACATATTGAGCATATTCGCCCCGACGGTATTTATTTACTTGGCAAATGATGCCTTTTCAACTTTTTGATATTTAAGCCTAAATTCGCTCACTCTTTTAAAAACGACTGCTTACATCTCAAAAACCAACCATTGACATTTTTAATAAAAATTCAACACCTGAGAGTGATTCAATACCTGGATTTTTAGCAGCCTGATATTTTCAGTGTTGACTAATTTTGTCTTTAGCCAAAAACGCCACGTTGCTCTGTTGATAATAGACAGTAAACGTGGCGTTAAGTGTAACGACTTATATCGGCAAAAATGTCTCAGTGTTTTAACAAGAAAAAGTTCGATTTTTTTTGATAAATATTAAATTTTGTTTGGCTTAATCACCACCAAATGGCGTTCACCTTCCAGATGCGGAACCTGCAGTTTAATGACTGACTCAACGCAAAACTCAGCAGGCAGCGACGCAATCTCGTCTTCCGGCAACTGACCTTTCAGCGCATAAAAACGACCCTTCTCGTCTGGCAGGTGATGACACCAGCTCACCATGTCATTAAGTGAGGCAAACGCCCGGCTGATCACGCCATCAAACGGCGGTTCAGCGGGAAATTCTTCAACCCGGCTCTGTACCGGCGTGATGTTATCCAGTTTCAGCTCATGCTGGACCTGACGCAGGAAACGCACGCGTTTACCGAGACTGTCGAGCAGGGTGAAATGCGCTTGCGGTCGCACAATAGACAACGGTATTCCTGGTAATCCCGGTCCAGTACCGACATCAATAAAACGCTCCCCCTGCAAATGCGGCGCAACGATAATGCTGTCGAGGATGTGACGAACCAGCATCTCGTTGGGATCCCGCACCGAGGTCAGGTTGTACGCTTTGTTCCATTTGTGCAGCATCTCAACATACGCAATCAGCTGATTTTTCTGGTGATCGGTAAGCGAAATGCCGGCGTCTGCCAGCAGGCGAGAGAGTTTGTTGAGCACGGTGATTACCTGTTCTAAATAATTTGCCCGGTAAGCGAAGCGCTACCGGGCAATGTTCAACACATTAAGCGCTGCGGCGCAGCATACCC from Citrobacter amalonaticus Y19 includes:
- the rsmG gene encoding 16S rRNA (guanine(527)-N(7))-methyltransferase RsmG, encoding MLNKLSRLLADAGISLTDHQKNQLIAYVEMLHKWNKAYNLTSVRDPNEMLVRHILDSIIVAPHLQGERFIDVGTGPGLPGIPLSIVRPQAHFTLLDSLGKRVRFLRQVQHELKLDNITPVQSRVEEFPAEPPFDGVISRAFASLNDMVSWCHHLPDEKGRFYALKGQLPEDEIASLPAEFCVESVIKLQVPHLEGERHLVVIKPNKI
- the atpI gene encoding F0F1 ATP synthase subunit I, encoding MSVSLLSRNVARKLLFIQFLAVVASGLLFSLKDPFWGLSAIGGGMAVFLPNMLFMIFAWRHQAHTPAKGRVAWTFAFGEAFKVLAMLMLLVVALAVLKAVFLPLIVTWVLVLVVQILAPAVINNKG